CGCTGAGCGTGCCCGCCACGTGGTGCGCCACGGCCGGGCCCACCAGGTCGAGCAGCACGATCGGCGTCATCGGCAGCCCGAGCGGCGCCAGCGCCCGGTCGGCGACCTCCACCGGCGTGCCCTCGTCGATGGCCGACAGGACCTCGCCCATGAAGCGGGTGAGGATGCGGTTCACGACGAACGCCGGCGCGTCCTTGACCAGCACCGCCGACTTCTTCAGCTTCTTGGCCACGGCGAACGCCGTCGCGAGCGAGGCGTCGTCGGTCCGCTCCGCGCGCACGATCTCAAGCAGCGGCAGGACCGCCACCGGGTTGAAGAAGTGGAAGCCCACCACGCGTTCCGGGTGCGCCAGTTCGGCCGCCATCGCGGTCACCGAGAGGGAGGAGGTGTTGGTGGCCAGGATCGCGTGCTCGGGGACCACCGATTCGAGCTCGGCGAAGACCTGCCGCTTGAGCCCCGGCTCCTCGAACACCGCCTCGATGACGAAGTCCGCGTCCGCGAACGCCGCCCGCTTGTCGAGCGAGCCGGTCACCGCGGCCTTCAGCCGGTTGGCCTTGTCCTGGCCGATCCTGCCCTTCAGCAGCAGGAAGTCGACCTGCTCGTGGACCCAGCCCACGCCCTTGTCGATCCGCTCCTGGTCGATGTCGGTGAGCACGACGGGCACTTCGAGCCGCCGCGCGAACAGCAGCGCGAGCTGGGAGGCCATCAGCCCGGCCCCGACGACGCCCACCTTCGTGACCGGTCGCGCCAGGGACTTGTCGGGCGCGCCCGCCGGCCGCTTGGCCCGCCGCTGCACCAGGTCGAAGGCGTACAGCCCGGCGCGCAGCTCCTCGCCCATGATGAGGTCCGCGAGCGCCACGTCCTCGGCGGCGAAGCCGGCCCGCAGGTCGCCGCTCTTCGCCTGCTCGATGATGTCCAGCGCGCGGTAGGCGGCGGGCGCCGCACCGTGCACCTTCTCGTCCGCGATCTCGCGCCCCCGCGCGACCGCGCGGTCCCACGCCTCGCCGCGGTCCGGGTCCTGCCTGGCCACCTCGATCTCGCCGCGCAGCACGGCCGACGTCCACACGAGCGACTGCTCAAGGAAGTCCGCCGCCTCGAAAAGGGCGTCCGCGATGCCGAGTTCGTAGACCTTCGGGCCGCTCATCATGCGGTTCTGGTTCAGCGCGTTCTCGACGATGACGCCGACCGCGCGGTCCGCGCCGATGAGGTTGGGCAGCAGCGTGCAGCCGCCCCAGCCCGGCACCAGGCCGAGGAAGACCTCGGGCAGCGCGAACGCCGTGACCCCGGTGGACACCGTCCGGTACGTGCAGTGCAGGCCCGCCTCGACGCCGCCGCCGAGCGCGGCGCCGTTGTAGTAGGCGAACGACGGCACCGGCAGCCCGGCCAGCCGCCGGAACACGTCGTGCCCGCCGACGCCGATCGCCATGGCCTCCTCGTGCCGCCGCAGCAGCTTGACGCCCTTGAGGTCGGCGCCCACGGCGAACACGAACGGCTTGCCCGTCAGCCCGACCCCGACGATCTCGCCCGCGGCGGCCTCCGCCTCGACCCGGTCGAGCGCCTCGTTCAGGTTGGCCAGCGAACGGGGCCCGAACGTCGTCGGCTTGGTGTGGTCGAACCCGTTGTCCAGCGTGATCAGCGCGAACCGCCCCCCGCCGAGCGGCAGGTCGAGGTGGCGCACCCTGGCCTCGGTCACCACCTCGTCCGGAAACAGCTCGGCCGCGGCCCTCAGCACCTCTGCGGTTCCCTGCGCCTCGCTCACTTGCCCTCCCAGTGCGGGTTCTCCCAGATGACGGACGCGCCCATGCCGAAGCCGACGCACATCGTCGTCAGGCCGTAACGGACCTGCGGCTGGTCCTCGAACTGCCGTGCCAGCTGCGTCATCAGCCGGACGCCCGACGAGGCCAGCGGGTGGCCGAACGCGATCGCGCCGCCGTACTGGTTCACGCGCGGGTCGTCGTCGGCGATGCCGTAGTGGTCGAGGAACGCGAGCACCTGCACCGCGAACGCCTCGTTGATCTCGAACAGGCCGATGTCCCCGATGCCGAGACCGGCCTTCGCCAGCGCCTTCTCCGTGGCGGGCACGGGACCGAAGCCCATCACCTCGGGCTCCACACCCGCGAAGGCGAAGGACACCAGGCGCATCTTCACCGGCAGGTCCAGCTCGCGCGCCACGTCCTCGGCGGCGATCACGGACGCAGTGGCGCCGTCGTTCAGCCCCGCCGAGTTGCCCGCGGTGATCCGGCCGTGCGGCCGGAACGGCGTCTTCAGCGAGGCCAGGCCCTCAAGCGTGGTGCCCGGGCGCATCGGCTCGTCCTCCGTGGCCAGCCC
Above is a genomic segment from Streptomyces marincola containing:
- a CDS encoding 3-hydroxyacyl-CoA dehydrogenase NAD-binding domain-containing protein; the protein is MSEAQGTAEVLRAAAELFPDEVVTEARVRHLDLPLGGGRFALITLDNGFDHTKPTTFGPRSLANLNEALDRVEAEAAAGEIVGVGLTGKPFVFAVGADLKGVKLLRRHEEAMAIGVGGHDVFRRLAGLPVPSFAYYNGAALGGGVEAGLHCTYRTVSTGVTAFALPEVFLGLVPGWGGCTLLPNLIGADRAVGVIVENALNQNRMMSGPKVYELGIADALFEAADFLEQSLVWTSAVLRGEIEVARQDPDRGEAWDRAVARGREIADEKVHGAAPAAYRALDIIEQAKSGDLRAGFAAEDVALADLIMGEELRAGLYAFDLVQRRAKRPAGAPDKSLARPVTKVGVVGAGLMASQLALLFARRLEVPVVLTDIDQERIDKGVGWVHEQVDFLLLKGRIGQDKANRLKAAVTGSLDKRAAFADADFVIEAVFEEPGLKRQVFAELESVVPEHAILATNTSSLSVTAMAAELAHPERVVGFHFFNPVAVLPLLEIVRAERTDDASLATAFAVAKKLKKSAVLVKDAPAFVVNRILTRFMGEVLSAIDEGTPVEVADRALAPLGLPMTPIVLLDLVGPAVAHHVAGTLSAAFPERFRVSPNLGRVVEAGKRTLYVHDSGKPELDPEVAALFEVGDTVLSEEQVRARALDAIAQEVGLMLEEGVVAEAQDIDLCLLTGAGWPFHLGGITPYLDRAGVSQRVLGRRLLPAGVASVPE